The Litorilinea aerophila genome includes a window with the following:
- a CDS encoding glycosyltransferase family protein codes for MNSVNRSAVRLGFWAVLLLGVFAWAPATYPGYWKSLEGFVPVFNVEASSAIASVATVPDLWRGTGRAAFLLAQPLLLMGVSPVAAVRALFILAFLLGGLGVYIWLEPRLGDRAAGLAGLAYMLLPPLLATVYVRGSLGDALIAGLLPLALAGTAIYAESRAPSAAAIGVLSILWMWRIQAGLAVFATLLLLLYALLVERHPLAGLVVAVSGAAGLVSLVPLWAVQAPPVEPFGQHFLYLHQLLVGQWTVAPSVAGWQDRYPFQLGFAVWGLASVGFWLWRVDRVRLPLAQWRRLLLFSFGGAAILLGLTLGISQPLWEWTRASRLLSYPWQLLIVAAPLLAVVTASAVALSPVFQRPLLWTALVALVVLSSYPYLTADYTRYQPPERPVAIVGERQELVLLEAHLTQDPRHAVAELSVTWQVLHPLAFDYNVFFQALAPGENGLHVVAQLDTQPLQGKRPATTWQVGEILEDHYRLDLSQVADLLQEDPGRLQFYFGYYDWRDGSRLPVDGGIDDKLVFHGER; via the coding sequence ATGAATTCAGTCAACCGCTCCGCCGTGCGCCTGGGCTTCTGGGCCGTCCTCCTGCTGGGCGTCTTCGCCTGGGCGCCGGCCACCTACCCCGGCTACTGGAAAAGCCTGGAAGGCTTCGTGCCTGTCTTCAACGTGGAGGCGTCCAGCGCCATCGCCAGCGTGGCCACCGTGCCGGACCTCTGGCGGGGGACCGGCCGGGCCGCCTTCCTCCTGGCCCAACCCCTCCTGCTGATGGGGGTGAGCCCGGTGGCTGCGGTCCGGGCCCTCTTCATCCTCGCCTTCCTGCTGGGGGGGCTGGGCGTCTATATCTGGCTGGAACCCCGGCTGGGGGACCGGGCGGCCGGGCTGGCGGGCCTGGCCTACATGCTCCTGCCGCCCCTGCTGGCCACGGTCTACGTGCGGGGCAGCCTGGGCGACGCCCTGATCGCCGGCCTCCTGCCCCTGGCCCTGGCCGGTACCGCCATCTACGCCGAGAGCCGGGCCCCCAGCGCCGCAGCCATCGGCGTGCTCAGCATCCTCTGGATGTGGCGGATCCAGGCCGGCCTGGCTGTCTTCGCCACCCTCCTCCTCCTGCTCTACGCCCTCCTGGTGGAACGCCATCCCCTGGCCGGGCTGGTGGTGGCCGTCAGCGGCGCAGCCGGGCTGGTCAGCCTGGTGCCCCTCTGGGCCGTTCAGGCGCCCCCGGTGGAACCCTTTGGTCAACACTTCCTCTACCTCCACCAGCTTCTGGTGGGCCAGTGGACGGTGGCCCCCAGCGTGGCGGGGTGGCAGGATCGCTACCCCTTCCAACTGGGCTTCGCGGTCTGGGGACTGGCCTCGGTGGGCTTCTGGCTCTGGCGGGTGGACCGGGTACGCCTGCCCCTGGCCCAGTGGCGCCGCCTGCTCCTCTTCAGCTTCGGCGGTGCGGCCATTCTGCTGGGCCTGACCCTGGGCATCAGCCAGCCCCTCTGGGAGTGGACCCGGGCCAGCCGCCTCCTGAGCTACCCCTGGCAGCTACTCATTGTGGCGGCCCCGCTCCTGGCGGTGGTCACCGCCAGCGCCGTGGCCCTCAGCCCGGTCTTCCAGCGCCCTCTCCTGTGGACGGCCCTGGTCGCACTGGTGGTGCTCAGCAGCTACCCCTACCTGACCGCGGACTACACCCGCTATCAGCCGCCAGAGCGGCCGGTGGCCATCGTGGGCGAGCGCCAGGAGCTGGTGCTCCTGGAGGCCCACCTGACCCAGGATCCCCGACACGCCGTGGCCGAGCTGTCGGTGACCTGGCAGGTGCTGCATCCCCTCGCCTTCGACTACAACGTCTTCTTCCAGGCCCTGGCGCCGGGAGAAAACGGCCTGCACGTGGTGGCCCAGCTGGACACCCAGCCCCTCCAGGGCAAGCGGCCCGCCACCACCTGGCAGGTGGGGGAAATTCTGGAGGATCACTACCGCCTGGACTTGAGCCAGGTGGCCGATCTGTTGCAGGAAGATCCCGGCCGCCTCCAGTTCTACTTCGGCTACTACGACTGGCGGGACGGCAGCCGCCTGCCGGTGGACGGGGGCATCGATGATAAACTGGTATTCCATGGCGAACGATAA
- a CDS encoding NUDIX hydrolase, with protein MTETTHVQHEPGQMGPDRTRLPAALPQSEPLSEGTAVAPEAPEVMLRLPMIVEDEVCELSMRYGTPIRRTYHVVADDYIYTYRWRKDLDRRAEVVFVLQEPAGRIWVHAKPHYPARLYRLPSGGIHWHERVEDALFREIEEETGLSVYLERFLGLIEYRFHRGTSTVQFASYIFHLRCEEGVPVCHASEKISEFRPILPAQLSLIIASLRNLMGDRRGWGQWRALAHDLVYRYLVN; from the coding sequence ATGACAGAGACAACCCACGTGCAGCACGAACCCGGCCAGATGGGCCCGGACAGGACACGGCTTCCCGCCGCGCTCCCCCAGTCGGAGCCGTTGTCCGAAGGGACGGCGGTGGCGCCAGAGGCGCCGGAAGTCATGCTTCGGCTGCCCATGATCGTGGAAGATGAAGTCTGCGAGCTCTCCATGCGCTACGGCACGCCCATCCGCCGGACCTATCATGTGGTGGCCGATGATTACATCTACACCTATCGCTGGCGCAAGGACCTGGATCGCCGGGCCGAAGTGGTCTTTGTGCTCCAGGAGCCGGCAGGCCGCATCTGGGTGCACGCCAAGCCCCACTATCCGGCCCGCCTCTACCGGCTGCCTTCTGGAGGGATCCACTGGCACGAGCGGGTGGAGGACGCCCTCTTCCGGGAGATCGAGGAGGAGACCGGGCTGTCGGTCTACCTGGAGCGCTTCCTGGGGCTCATCGAGTATCGCTTCCACCGGGGCACCTCCACCGTCCAGTTCGCCAGCTACATCTTTCACCTGCGTTGTGAGGAAGGCGTGCCGGTCTGTCATGCCAGCGAGAAGATTTCCGAGTTTCGGCCCATCCTGCCCGCCCAGCTTTCGTTGATCATCGCCAGCCTGCGCAACCTGATGGGCGACCGCCGCGGCTGGGGGCAATGGCGGGCGC